Within Fusarium fujikuroi IMI 58289 draft genome, chromosome FFUJ_chr08, the genomic segment CTCGAGCCTTCGACTTCACTGGAGATGTGGCAATCGTCACGGGTGCAGGCTCCCGCATGGATGGTGAGTTCAAGATGCACCCCAACTATTGTCCCCATTACACTAACCCCCTGTAAAGGCGAGATTGGCAATGGTCGTGCGGCTGCCATCCTCCTCGCACGCCATGGCGCCAAGGTCGCTCTCGTGGACTTCAATGTGGACTGGGCGAAGGAGACCAAGCGCATgattgatgaggagggcGGTGTTTCGGAGGTGATACAGGCGGATGTCACAAGTGAAGAGTCATGCAAGAATGCTATCGACAAGACTGTTGAACTATGGGGCGCTCTTCATATCCTTGTCAATATTGGTAGGCTGGATTGCCTGCGTAATTAAATCGAGAGACATGTACTGACAAGCGAAAATAGTTGGCGTTGGCGGTGCAATGGGTGACGCCACAACGATAAACCTCGATGCTTGGGACAGAGACTTCCGCATCAACGTCACAAGTATGGTCATGATGAGCCGATATGCAATTCCTGAAATGAGGAAGCAGGGCCGTGGATCTATCGTGAACATGTCATCAGTTAGTGGATGTAAGTATCCTTAATTCACCCCCATCGTGTCCAAGTTAACAGGGTGCTGTAGTACTCGGCGGTAACCCCAGCTTGCTGTACCCTACCACCAAGGGTGCCATCATTCAGATGACGCGAGCCATGGCAGCTCATCATGGTCGTGAGAATATCCGCGTCAACTGTGTCGCGCCTGGCATGGTGTACACTCCAATGACAAGAGGGCGCGGAATGacagatgagatgagacaaGCAAGAATTAACCagaacttgatgaagaaggagggaACTGGCTGGGATGTTGGCTATGGTAAGTCAGCCCAAACGCTTGGATTCTCAGGAACTTACACTAAGGTCGTATAGctatcttgttcttggctaGCAAGGAAGCCGGCTGGATCACAGGCCTGATCATGCCTGTTGACGGAGGCGTAAGTAGCCATTCTTCATGCCATAACGTGGATTGCTGCTAATACTTTACCACAGACTACTGCCGGAAAGGCCGATAGACCAGCTCTTAAGGCGGATACTCTAGCTGAGGCCAACACTGGTATACAGAACTAGCCTTGAAATTAACGACATACCATTAAAACATCACTTTTTGGAACTAGAAAAAGCTGTTTGTTCAAGTTATCAATAGACTTGGAAATGATACCAGTGCCTGCACACCTCCGACGACGCGTAGCCTTTCTTCAAAGTACGACACATTTCTCATCATGTTATACACTCTGTGTGAGTTCATTAAAGGTATTCGAAATAAACAAATAAAGGGGACAGCTGACAATACCTAAGCCGGTGCATGTCTCATCATTTCATCGAGATCAATCTGTAGCTCTGGGTAACAATCCAACGACGCCATCGCATCCATGCTCATACTATTCAAGTACGCATCCATGTCAAAGTCATTCGGGCTTACGGGGTCAAGATACGGGAAGGCCGGGATGTAGCTATTCATGGTAGCAGTGACCGTGTTATCGGACAACGATTGATCAGGTGCTGGCCGTTGAACTGGAGTTCGCTTCAACCCTTTAATGATGATGTGCAAGCTGCGCTCAAGAAGCGGACACTTTGCCATGCCACGATTGAGGGCTCTGAGAAAGGTCTGCATGGTGGGATGTGTTGCTCCATCGTTGTTCTTCGCATCTTCGAGCACGGCTGAAGCCCCAGTGTAGATGCAATAGCCCATAAGATACGTAATGTTCTCGAATCCAAAGGTTGATTCAAGCATCAGGAGCAGCTTCTCCATGCTCAGTGCTGCGCTCATGCAGACTTGATAGTAAGCTGGTGCTGACCAGAATGGACGATGGGCGAGGATGACTGTGGTGAAGTATAGGAGACTGTTCAAAGTCAGCAACACAACATTCAGCAATGTGGAGGTTGGGAGCTTACTTCTGGGAGATGATATGAGGAGGCGGACATATGGTTGGTAGATACTCTGGGTCATAACGCAAATGCACCGGTGACTCAGCACGCCATGTTTCCAGACGTGCCTTAATATCGTTCAGCGACGACTCCGTTATAGCTCTGCTTCGTTTTGAGTAGAGCTGTACTATTATATCATTGATAATGACAGAGAGTTTACACGAGTTTGCGAAGCATGACACAGCATGACTTTTCATCACGGGGTATTGGCTCGGTGCTAGTCGAGTAAGTGGTGAAGTGTCTTCATAGTATGGTGACCATACATCGGACTCTGCGGAGTCATCCACTGCACATAATATCAGAATGGAATGGCTTAATTGGCTTCGGGCGCATACTGAAGTCAATGGGGCTTTGCGGTAGCTCGGTGACCGCTGGAAGTCGCCCTGTGTAAAGGCTGATAGCTCTGCAGGTCCATGTAAGCAAATACGATGCATAAGTCTTCAAACGGGTTGCTCACTTGTCCCAGAAATAGCAGCTCCAGAATAACCTCTTCCGGATCTCCAAGTCTACTGGGTCTAATCCCTTGAGGTCCGCTATGTCGGGCCCATTATGCTGCAATCCAAGGTCGGCTGACATTCTAAACGCCATCCCGCTATACAGCCACGCCTGGGAGATGGAGCCTTGAGCGAGTTCCCGAGCACTCAATTGCAGAAGAGCTTGAATAGTAGGTATTGAACTAGGCTTCTGTATCTCATCACCGAGGAGGAATCGAACTCGGGAGAAGAGTAGTTGCGCGTGGTTACTGTCGTAGTATTTCGAGGCATGAGCGCATAACacgaggaggagaagttcgGAGTAGTAACGGCCACCGGTCGTCATGTCACCTGAAGACGAAAGAAATTAGTCAAGGTAGAAGTTGCTGAAGGGGGTAAGAGAGCGTACGCATGAATGCAGGTCTATACACCCACATAAACATCGGAGCAACCCAGGTCCAgtgcagatgaagaagctttgcCATAACTTGCCGCGGCAATCCAAGTTGGATCGATGCATTTCCAAGGGCAAACTCCTCCCAGATGGTCGATTCTCGAGCTCGCGATACCAGGTAAGCGCGGACATCAGTCCTCTTAGATCCATCCCCGCGACTCATCGAGTTTGTAGACGGTGATGCGAGACCCAGAGGCTCATGGACAGCAGATGTTGGGCCGTAATAGCATATCTTGCCATGTTCATCCACGCTGAGATCTATAGCCAAACCGTCTTGTGGTGTGCCGTCGATAGCTGCGGCTGATCGAGGAGGATCTTGGAGGCGGCTTTGATGTGTGGCAGGCGAGGCTTCGAGCACTATGGGCTCAATGCTGTGTCCTGATGATATGGGCAATCGTGCTGACAAGTCCTCGGCAGCGAAGGAGCTTGGAGCCGGGGCTACACTCTCGGCAACGGAAGCTCCTATGTTCTGATGATTGATGGAGCTGTCACTACCCTGAAGGCGCTCAATCGTCTCCTCCGCTTCTTGAAGCTTGCGCGCCATGGCAACAACTTGCGACAGCGGTGGGGGTTTGTCGTAGCGACATTCGACATGGTAGACCTCGCATGTTTTACAGGTCGGTTGACTCCCTTCACATCGAACCTACATCACCAGTGAAGTCAGCAAGcgtataaaaagctaatattCAGTGAGAAATAAAGAATAGATGACGTTCTGACCTTCTTTGCACGGCAATTGGCACATGTCAAACCTCGATATTTGCGAGACATCCGCTGTTTCTTGGAGCGAGCGAAGCTCGGTCCCTGTCCTTGCTCGTCATTGGTCTCCATGTTTCCAGGGGAAAAGAGATAACAATCGATCTTCTGATAAGCTCAGATCACGGAGAGAGAAGTAAAGAATTGGCTTACGGTGAAAATCCGAAAGCTGGGGGATTATCGTCAAGTCTGAACTTGACGGCTACTGGCGTGGATGACCAACGTAATTGGCCCGGGCAGTCTCCGCGGCGAGTTACCGCGGAGTGTGCGGGGAATGCGGGCAGGGAATTGAAGAGCCTTGGAAGAAGGTAAGTGATGGTAATGGAGACATACGATGacttataatatttacagtGTCATTGTCATGATTCTGACTCTGAGTTTTCGACAATATCACACATATTCTGTTTCAATACCCACAATGAGAGTCCCTTACATCCCTAATCctcctccaacttcttccccagaagaagaggcaatCGTCGCTGCGATTGCGGCCCGCCGTCATCCCCGCCCCATACAACCCCTCGATTTGGCACTACTGCATTCCCCTCACGTCGCCGCTGGCTGGAACGCTTTCGTCGGCGCCGTCCGCACAAAGACTTCATTGGCTGATGATATACGAGAACTTGCCATCTGCCGCATCGCCGTTGTGAACAGGGCTTGGTATGAGTGGATGCACCATGCGCCCTTGGCTATCAACAGCGGCCTCTCATCAGAGTCGATGAACGAGATCATGAGAGAGACGGCTTTGTTGCGGAGCGAGAGGCCGCACGGCTTTAATGAGAAACAATGGGCTGTTTGTGTCGTAGCTGacgagatgacgaggaaTGTTCaggtcaaggatgagacATTTAAATGGCTCAAGTCGCTTGCCAGTGATCAAGAGGTAGTTGAGGTTGTCGCAACAGTAAGTGTATCCTATCAAAGTCACGCTTTTCTCAGAGATACTGACAAGACTTTCCAGGTTGCATGCTATAACTGTGTCAGCCGTTTTCTTGTAGCATTAGATGGTAAGTACTTCAAACTCTTCCCTCACCTCAGCATCAACCCACTGCCATCTTCGACTAACACGTCTACCAGTCGGTGAGAGAAACAATACTGTTCCAGAACCTTTAGCAAAGCCAGTGTAGACAATTGCAGAGTCATGATgtataaataaatacagaGAGTTAGCAGACGCTTTATGATCAATGTAGCTAGCGAGCTATAAGCTTGCTCATAAGTTGCAACCATTTTCGAGCCCCGTTGGTGTTGGTAGAAATCCTGCTTGATTTGATGTTCGGTTCAGATAACCCGTGAcaatttaaatctttatacATTTGACTCTCGATTCTGCGATGTCTAAAAGTACCACTGCATATCCATGTTCAGGCTGGCGAAGATCATATCCCTATGTGTGAAGCCAACCGAAGGAAAGTGATATTTGACAGCAAGAACTGAATCCCTTCCAATCTTGCTCATCATCCGTCACACATAATCCATCAAGTATTGCATGCCTTTTCCGCGCTATTGCATGGAGCCAAAACTGTGATGGCTCTATGAAACCACTAGATAAATGAGGGTATAGAACTATTTACAGAATCCTTAACCCATGCCAGAGCTCCATAGATCTAATCAAGCCAGGTAGCTTCGTAAGGCGTGCTGTTATCAGGATAATGTAGCGAAGCCACAACATCAAGAGTATGATTCGAAGGAGTCCAGCCAAGAATGAACATCCAGCCCTCAGAAGTATCACTGAGATACATGTAGTCCGTGATACCGTTGGGATTACTGTTAGTTCCGTCTTGCCAAGGAGCAACTCGGAGACCGCCGGCAGAACCAAGAGTGACAGGCGCCTCGTAGAAAGCCACGGCTTTCTCGCTCTTCAGAAGACCGTCATCGCTAAGGGCGAATGCCGCGACGTAGCCATTTGCTTCTGTGTTGTTCCAGCTACGAGTACTGGTGAAAAGATATTTGCCAT encodes:
- a CDS encoding related to pathway-specific regulatory protein; this translates as METNDEQGQGPSFARSKKQRMSRKYRGLTCANCRAKKVRCEGSQPTCKTCEVYHVECRYDKPPPLSQVVAMARKLQEAEETIERLQGSDSSINHQNIGASVAESVAPAPSSFAAEDLSARLPISSGHSIEPIVLEASPATHQSRLQDPPRSAAAIDGTPQDGLAIDLSVDEHGKICYYGPTSAVHEPLGLASPSTNSMSRGDGSKRTDVRAYLVSRARESTIWEEFALGNASIQLGLPRQVMAKLLHLHWTWVAPMFMWVYRPAFMRDMTTGGRYYSELLLLVLCAHASKYYDSNHAQLLFSRVRFLLGDEIQKPSSIPTIQALLQLSARELAQGSISQAWLYSGMAFRMSADLGLQHNGPDIADLKGLDPVDLEIRKRLFWSCYFWDKAISLYTGRLPAVTELPQSPIDFMDDSAESDVWSPYYEDTSPLTRLAPSQYPVMKSHAVSCFANSCKLSVIINDIIVQLYSKRSRAITESSLNDIKARLETWRAESPVHLRYDPEYLPTICPPPHIISQNLLYFTTVILAHRPFWSAPAYYQVCMSAALSMEKLLLMLESTFGFENITYLMGYCIYTGASAVLEDAKNNDGATHPTMQTFLRALNRGMAKCPLLERSLHIIIKGLKRTPVQRPAPDQSLSDNTVTATMNSYIPAFPYLDPVSPNDFDMDAYLNSMSMDAMASLDCYPELQIDLDEMMRHAPA
- a CDS encoding related to 4-carboxymuconolactone decarboxylase family protein, with the translated sequence MRVPYIPNPPPTSSPEEEAIVAAIAARRHPRPIQPLDLALLHSPHVAAGWNAFVGAVRTKTSLADDIRELAICRIAVVNRAWYEWMHHAPLAINSGLSSESMNEIMRETALLRSERPHGFNEKQWAVCVVADEMTRNVQVKDETFKWLKSLASDQEVVEVVATVACYNCVSRFLVALDVGERNNTVPEPLAKPV
- a CDS encoding related to short-chain alcohol dehydrogenase; the protein is MAPPRAFDFTGDVAIVTGAGSRMDGEIGNGRAAAILLARHGAKVALVDFNVDWAKETKRMIDEEGGVSEVIQADVTSEESCKNAIDKTVELWGALHILVNIVGVGGAMGDATTINLDAWDRDFRINVTSMVMMSRYAIPEMRKQGRGSIVNMSSVSGLLGGNPSLLYPTTKGAIIQMTRAMAAHHGRENIRVNCVAPGMVYTPMTRGRGMTDEMRQARINQNLMKKEGTGWDVGYAILFLASKEAGWITGLIMPVDGGTTAGKADRPALKADTLAEANTGIQN